In the genome of Bacillus sp. S3, one region contains:
- a CDS encoding TerC family protein, whose protein sequence is MESLWVEYAWALFILIGLEGLLSADNALVLAVIAKHLPEDQKKRAINHGIIMAFVFRFAALFVISFIANVWQIQAIGAAYLLYLGLKHVIQARFGQENKKIHKDDEKESVGKGFWPTVGKIALADLAFAIDSILAAVALALGLPDSPLNDFGGMDGGQFIVVLLGGIAGLILIKFAATWFVQLLEKRPALETTAYAIVAWVGVKLAVITLAHEDIGVLSHHFPHSTAWTLIFYGVLVGIALIGWFAPRKTP, encoded by the coding sequence ATGGAGTCACTATGGGTGGAATACGCTTGGGCATTGTTCATTCTAATCGGATTAGAAGGTTTGTTATCAGCTGACAACGCTCTCGTACTAGCAGTTATAGCCAAGCATTTACCCGAAGATCAGAAAAAAAGAGCTATCAATCATGGAATCATTATGGCATTTGTATTCCGATTTGCTGCACTTTTTGTTATTTCTTTTATTGCAAACGTCTGGCAAATCCAGGCAATAGGAGCAGCATATCTTCTTTATCTGGGATTGAAACATGTCATACAGGCACGGTTCGGACAAGAAAATAAGAAGATACATAAAGATGATGAAAAGGAATCCGTCGGTAAAGGTTTTTGGCCGACAGTAGGGAAGATTGCTTTAGCTGACCTCGCTTTTGCCATTGATTCCATTCTAGCTGCCGTTGCTCTAGCGCTTGGCCTTCCAGATTCACCACTTAACGATTTCGGCGGGATGGATGGAGGACAATTCATTGTTGTTCTTCTTGGAGGGATTGCTGGCCTTATTTTGATTAAGTTTGCAGCAACCTGGTTTGTCCAGCTTCTTGAAAAACGTCCAGCACTGGAAACAACAGCCTATGCCATCGTTGCCTGGGTCGGTGTCAAACTCGCTGTCATAACCCTTGCCCATGAAGATATTGGCGTCTTAAGTCATCATTTTCCCCACAGTACCGCGTGGACACTAATCTTCTATGGAGTATTAGTAGGTATCGCCCTAATTGGTTGGTTTGCACCAAGGAAAACACCATAA